In Salvia miltiorrhiza cultivar Shanhuang (shh) chromosome 4, IMPLAD_Smil_shh, whole genome shotgun sequence, the DNA window CAAAAGCCACGTTAAAATTGCACTTTTGAAATAATTCGTGAGTTTATTTGCCAAAATCtctttttttataaatgtgTTATTGTATTTTTATGATGGTGGATAGAAGGGTCATTTTTATTGGTACACCCTGAGCCCATTTTTTGTCAGAAATGGTGATGCTCGTTTATCTTGAATGGTATGCCTCATTTTATTTATCGTTTATGAGCTTAAGTCAATTACTCATTTCCCCTTACTTTTGCTTCTTCAATTTGCATCAATCTTGTTGCACCTTTATGGCTTTATCTATCAAAGAATAAGTTATTGCATCTTGATCTTTAACTAGGAATAAACTATtgcatttttatgtattttaggTGGAAATGACATCTAGCACTTCCTCATCATCCCACACATAGCGTTGTACAACCTCAGCATCACCATAATGCTCTTCAACCTCACTTTCTTGCTCCATAGTTTGTCGAGCAGTACTTACCTGCTCTATGACCTCATCAATCTTTGGTCCTAGGTCCTATATTTATGCTCCAAGTCCAGGTCCAACTCCCTTATGATATGATCCTAGGCCTTTGGTGGTCCAACGTCTTAGGATGCTTCACCATCCAGGGTTTATGGCCAATTTCGCCTTAGATTTATTAGAATGTGTCAGTTTTACCAAAAACATTTTATATGGTAAGTGATGTTTTGTATTATTTTAAGATTTAcattatttagttatttttattaGGTGAACATTTTGCCGGATATTCCTCATATCATGAATCATGTTTGGCACAATTTGCAACAAGAAGCTAATGATAGATTTTGGTAAAGGCAGTGAGACTACCACAACGCATATAATGGATTGATGAGGAACAGATATTTTTGACTGGCGACGGATCTATACATGGAGTTATACGATCAGAATGTGGAAAGTTGCGTCAGTTTTACTTTTATGAACAATCAACTTATTTATGCAGACAAGGCAGACTTTGAGGGTGGGCCAGCTTGGTCGACGGTCCATGTCCCATCATTTTTAGGGGCTAAAATTTTTTTATATCCTCTTATATGGCTTCAGAAAAAATTGtgtattaaaagaaaatttgaGATAAAAAAAACGTTTCGAAAAAGAAATTTTGGACCCAAAAAAATTACATGATGATTTAGAATTGTGGATTTTATAGTTTGTGGACATGACGATTGCTTCTTTGAAATGTAGATATGAAGAAATGAAATCATTTGATCATATACTTGGGTTTTTGTCTGATTcgaaaactttaaaatctttgGATAGTGAAAAATTATATTGTTTTGTTAATTTTACATCTACTTTTACTCATGATAAATACCCTTATTTGACTTCACAAATTTTCATCTTCTCCCATTCTTCTCATTGTTCTCTCATTATATATTTTTCCTTCAAGTTGTGTGTTCTTCAATTTTATTGCAATGGATCGTGAGTTTGACGATTATCTAGAGCAACACGGTGGAGGTTCAGGTGTGCCAACTACTCAACCGATGATGGGGTTCGGTCCATATTCTCAAGCCTTAAACGTTCTTGCTTCAGGAAATATTTCAACTCCGGCAACATTACCAACCGTTGAAGAAGAAGAGCCGACGGCAAAGCCTAAAGCCAAGGGGCCACGCACCAACTATATGAGCGAAGAGACGGAGCTCATATGTATATTGTGGGTGGAGGCTACCCACAATCCTATTTTGGGAACGTCCCGAAGGTTGAtccaatattggggagcaatCGGCGAGAAATACAATGCTCTGAAGCCGCCGGGATTGCCTAATCGTAAGTCGGATCATCTCAAATCCCACTTCCAACGCGTCCAAAAGGAGGTGAAAATTTGGTCCGACTACTACAAAATATGCAAGGACAATTGGAGTAGCGGGATGAGCGATGATCAAATCATCGAACAAGCCCAGGCGATGCACGAGGCGAATCACAAAAAGAGATTCATGCATATCAAAGCTTGGAAAATCCTACACGACTGTCAGAGGTTCGCGTCACCAGCCGCCAATGTCtaggggtgtgcagcgggtcggacccggaccgacccggacTGACCCGCCGGGTTTGGAGACCTGAAAATTTTAGAATTTTGGATAGACCCGGACCGAAACATTCGAGCGGGCCGACCCGGGACTGGACCGAACCCGAGCaacgggtccggttcggtccgggtcaGACCCGCTAATAACCTACCTCTTTTTTTTCCCtatttttgcacctatttttcagatctaaaacataaaaaatacgaTATCAAAACACATATCATAGTCTCAAATATTCGCAATCCACaatcacaaaaaaaaacataaatcacAATCAATCTATTACATAATAATACAAGCATTGAAGTTcataaaaagaaatatgaaaTCCTCAATCCAATCCTAAGTTGCATTGCTAGTGCTATTAGATGGGTTTGaagatttaaaattcaaattgaatttgTGGCAGAACAGTAATAGTATTATAGGGTtagattaatattatattattattataaatattaattactaaatataaaaattaaatattaaatttataataccaCGGGTCGGTTCCGGGTTCGCCGGATTTCGACCGAGTTCGACCTGGACCGACCCGGAAAACTTTCGGTCCTGAAAATAAGACCCAACCCGGACCAAACACCTATAGTGAGCCGGTTCGGTCCGGACCAAACCCGTCGGTCCGGGCGGGTTCGGCGGGTCCGGATTGGGTTTGCACACCCCTACCAATGTCCACTCCGCGAAGAAGTCGAAGAGCTCCCAAGGACAGGCAATGTCCACTCCGCAAAGAAGTCGAAGAGCTCCCAAGGACAGGCAACAACAACTTCATTGGAGCCGAGCATCACCACGAGGCCCCAATGCCAGAAAGCGGCGAAGCGAGACTAAGGCAAAGGAAAAAAAGGAGTAGACTCTTCCACACAATCGTCCTACTCCGAGACACTTGAGAAAGTCGCCCTCGAAATGAAGGAACATGCAATCCAAACCAGTGGCATCGCCAAAGCCAAAAATACGATCGCCGCGATGAAAAGGGAGGAGCTCGATTTGAAAATCCTCAACATGGATACTTCGCATATGAATGAAGCTCAATTGGCATGGTACAACCATTTGATGCAAGAGGTGCTCAAGCGTCGAGGAATCATATAGtttatgatttttaaattatgttattattttttagttatttaaattatgtaatgtttaatttattttcaatgaaaattaaaCATTTTAGCATAAAAGAGCTCAAATTGGAATTTTGGTGGAAATGAGGATTTTAGCACCAAGGTAAAAACTATGCATTGAAGGGGAGGTGCttaaggtggggaccaccattaATTATAGCACCAACTTAATCACCTCTCATTGGAGATACTCTAATACCCAAAAAAAATTCCACAacacttttgttattttgggtGTCCACAAAAACTATAACACTTTCCATCGTCGTGTgatcttaaattttttttatttacttgtataatttataaaaaaaatgttaatataTATCTAGGGGACATTAATTTTTTCAATGGCCTCGTTAAAAAGTTGGAATTGACCGCCTAAGAAATCAAAAGACATAATCACAATACAAAATAGTAAGACGCTTCTACTCCAACTAATAGATAAGGAGTTCGAGTTATTAAGGGGGAAAATGAGGAACTTCtctcttaataataataataataataaatggtaCAAACACTATATGCCGAAACTATAGTAATTGCGAATATATAGTTGTCAtgcatttgaaaaataaaaacgaaTACCATTTGTGATTTGTGAGACAAACGAACACAAATTGTACTTTTAAAGAGAAAAACAGTTGTCTACACATCTTGCCCATCATTTAGAAAAATTCAACTCACGTGCAATTATATCTCACTAGTGTACATGTGAGctacaaatataatatatttcttttatcctaaaaaaatatgatacttTTTATGgacataattttaaataaaaaataatggtaatttttatgtagtggaAAAAAAGATTCTATCATTATAAAAAATTAGTGGCtgagattaaattaattaaagattaTATTTTTGTCAATGAGAAATATTTGTAAAGAtaaaagatgaagaaaaaatgTGGGATCATATCTTAAAATAGAAAGTGTTATAGTTTTTGTGGACacccaaaataacaaaagtgtTATACTTTTCATGGACGGtggaaaataatattatcttcttTTACAATAATGATATTGTATCATATTAacaaatttttaatataaaataataggaCTACTTAatattacaatttacaaatatcaaaatataataaatatataaaaataatgatgaGAAAAACAACAAAACTTTAAAAAGATGTTTAAGTGCTGCAATAGTCTCAACTTTCAAactaatacatatatatagagagagagagattattaACAGTCATTGCtcatttttaaattgatttatacaTTTCAAATTAAAGGGTTTTCATGACCGTTTGTTTAAGATATATAATTACATATTGCATATATTATCTCGAATAAAATTGCACAATAGAAAAAGAGTTGTGCAATGAAGAGAAAAATTTAGTAAGTTGAAACATATATAATTCCACATGTAACAAAAAGAATATTAAATTCTTTTTATTCGGAACTTGAATTTTGTATGTAATGCATTAATAGTTAttttagaatattaattatttcaaaaCAAATTATTTATTGTTCAGTTTTTATAATAGAGtaaaataacaattttttataattataatatggtagcattttaaaatttaaaaatatgtgaCGTTTATAACTACTTTCAAATTCAAACATATAATTAATAACCAAATctagtaatatatataatatataagaaaaatattaaaattaaaattataaaaataaaaataaaaaattgttccATTCAAATAATATACAGAAAATTTAAACTATTacatattcattttaaattcaatttatacaTATCATATATTAAACCTTTTTTCCATAAATTTTCATCTAATAGACatattgcatattttatttagaacTCATTTACACACAAAGAAGAAAATGATCTAtgcaaataaaaagaataagaaaatgaTAAGTTAACATGCCTTAATTTTTAGTTGAATGAGTgaattctttttccttttttttttgaaataaatgtaAATTTAGTTTGAGCTGTTGGATAGTTGAAGTATTTGTATTACAtgtgtaattatatataaatgttaGTATATCACATGTGCAAATGCACATGGATTATGgatttaaaattcatgaatttaagtttttcaaaaaaaaaattatgaatttaaaatactACTGATAGACAACATAAATACTTACAACATCCTTTTATAATGTGGTTGTTTTCTAATTTCCTTCTAACATaaactataaatatataatttgatgTCTTTTGATAGTAATGTTATTTAATAGTAatatcatatatttatattaataaattttatacattaaataaacattaatgcataatataataatcaaaatatcataaaatacaaaataagaagaaaaaaaaagttaacagAAAGCTTTAAACACATCCAAtctttagaaaatatatataaataaaaaacgtTTAATTGTTGAAtttatatcattatattttgtatatttatttatttcggaGTCAATATATACTATATTAATAACTTTCCCTGATCttttaatttaagatgcatatattATCCAATATGAAACCAcacaaaaatagtaaaattgtgCTTTGtgtaaagaataaaaaaaaattaaaatataaaaattacacattctacaaatttttcaaaaaaaatatataaatgcacaatttaaaaaattaaaatattatcattaagcaaaaataaaatttaaaaagcaTAAAATTATCCTGCTTCATTTCATGCACGAATGAAAATTTTCTTTTGATAGAGCACACTAAAATGCAGTtccaaattttaagaaaaatatcactacacaaaatataaattatttagtatgttaaaagttttaaatttttataacttgttcatcttaatttttttctacatattatatatcaaattaaaggtaaTTTCACGACCTTCCATCAAGATGTATGATTCAtactttatataaaatataatttaatgaaaatagaaaaaatgtgtttttatatataaagtGAGAATAAAATGGAAGAACAATAATTGCATCATTAAACATTGAGGAGTTTTTGTTTTCCAATTGACTTTTTCGGCAGTTAGTATTTGATTAGatgatgcattttttttttccaattccaattacacccttgtaattgaattaaattttatttactttactttttatatatataaagattcataTTTAGGCACGATTTGTTGTATGTTTTATAGCTATGCCATATAGATCTAGATGAATATTTTTGCACATGTGTAACAGGAAAAggaaatatgaaaataaaaatataaaaattcaaaCACTTGCGGCACTTGttatttgaataaattattaaaactttACTAGTTACTAGTAACAGATAATGAGTTTGAGATAGACATTATAAATAGTGGAAATTAAAAGATGACCCaccaatttaattttaataaataaatttttagaaattTAAACAAAATTACCCCTTAGAGTAATACTGGTACAAAAGAAAAGATTCGCATTAATTATTCAATTAATGACATGAATCAGTGATACCTGACACCTAGTACGAACGAAAACTATTCGTATCAATTGTGACGCGTAACAACTTACACGACTGGTACGAATAGTCTCATTTTGTACCAAGTGTAATAGGATGTTCTTCCCCACTATTGGTACGAATTCGTACTAAGtttactatatatttatatttgataaataattGACAAAGTTGAAATAAGAATATTTAAATATCTTAATAtcgaaattgattaaaaatcattgaaattaaatgaatgGCCAACATTTGATTTCCACTCTTTCAAATGGTACACTTCACACCATTACTAATTTTTGTCGTCAATCAAGTTGTAACAAATTAAAATCTAGAACCAAACTCATCTCaagtattatatttgtaattttattgaATTGAGATTGACTCGTCTCATAAATTTTGCTCACgtataaatgattttcaaaaTAGTCCCAAGATTAAAGGTAACTTGTAATAATTTCGATGCATTATTATTAGAGTGTTTTACATGCCataattgattattatatatttgaaatgcaATGATAGATACTTGATATAGAGGAAAATTAGGCCCTCCACTTTTGAATGATTGAATCCAGCATTTTGTCTCTAGTCTCTATGCCTAAATTTGAATCGTAGTAATATTTATTGATTTGAATTATGCAGTATATTGTCCGTTTCCCATTTGTTCCAACTTAGATCCTTACATGCCATTGCCATTTGCCAGCCCAACACAactcttcttctcttcttcttcttcttcttcaaggcTCGAtacaattcaaaatttaattttcacatTTTTGTTGACTCTGCCCCGTTGTTGGCTCACCCAAAACGAAAGCGGCGGTTTTTTTCATGGGTTATGATTTCACAACGATTTATTGTTGCAATTAAGGTAACTACGCTATGTACTTTTGGGGTTGTCTTGGTTTTTGTTTTGTCTAATCTTGTTTGCCTCTTAATCTTTCTGgatatattattttcttaaagtTGTGTGAATTTCTTTTTCTGCTTTGTAATTGTGGGCGTGGGCGGTTATGCTTGTTGATCTTTCTGTTTCAACTACGGCTTTCACTTCATCTTTCTAGGCTAATATGAAgagacttcatttatttatttattattgcaAGTGTGAGTGAGTATAATGTAATGGATCTATGGTTGCTACTGTTTCATAGTTTGTATCCGTCCCTATCCGATTTAGagtgtaacttttttatttctgGGAGATTATGAAACTATCTTAGAACAACCTTGTCTCTTGATTTTCTGctgtttttcttttcatttttaactGAAATAGTAAATGATTA includes these proteins:
- the LOC131022898 gene encoding uncharacterized protein LOC131022898 — its product is MDREFDDYLEQHGGGSGVPTTQPMMGFGPYSQALNVLASGNISTPATLPTVEEEEPTAKPKAKGPRTNYMSEETELICILWVEATHNPILGTSRRLIQYWGAIGEKYNALKPPGLPNRKSDHLKSHFQRVQKEVKIWSDYYKICKDNWSSGMSDDQIIEQAQAMHEANHKKRFMHIKAWKILHDCQRFASPAANV